The Staphylococcus carnosus genome has a segment encoding these proteins:
- the glcT gene encoding glucose PTS transporter transcription antiterminator GlcT: MSNYVIEKTLNNNVIICTDENQHHEVVLIGKGIGFNKKKGMELSDSVMIDKVYKLEQKKDQDHYKALVEIADDNVLQTIIEAMDIITHADRTVVDKDLMVALTDHILFAYKRIKQHQFIKNPFLIETKQLYSESYQIAVSVIEHLNKLLDIEFPEDEIGFIALHIASSKDDLSLHEVRLTNEIINKSILIMEHDLKYKIDTNSIQYQRFIRHIQFLIRRLQKGEIIQVNDEFGNMLKAHYPLCYNIAVKIIKMMQQHLDVEVYEAELIYLTLHINHFTQQNEKNTNV, translated from the coding sequence ATGAGCAACTACGTCATAGAGAAAACACTTAATAATAACGTCATTATCTGTACAGACGAAAACCAGCATCATGAAGTTGTTCTGATTGGTAAAGGTATCGGCTTCAATAAAAAGAAAGGGATGGAACTTTCTGATTCGGTAATGATTGATAAAGTTTATAAATTAGAGCAAAAGAAAGATCAAGATCATTACAAAGCATTAGTCGAAATAGCTGACGATAATGTGCTCCAAACGATTATTGAAGCAATGGATATCATTACACATGCTGACCGAACTGTAGTAGATAAAGATTTGATGGTGGCATTAACTGACCATATTTTATTTGCATATAAACGTATTAAACAACACCAATTTATTAAAAACCCTTTCTTGATTGAAACAAAGCAGCTTTACTCAGAATCTTATCAGATTGCTGTGAGTGTGATTGAACACTTGAATAAGCTTTTAGATATTGAATTTCCAGAAGATGAGATTGGTTTTATTGCATTGCATATTGCAAGCAGCAAGGATGATTTATCATTGCATGAAGTACGTTTGACAAATGAGATTATTAATAAAAGTATCTTGATTATGGAACATGATTTGAAATATAAAATTGATACAAATTCGATTCAATATCAACGCTTTATTCGTCATATTCAATTTTTGATCAGAAGACTTCAAAAAGGCGAAATAATACAAGTTAATGACGAATTCGGAAACATGTTGAAAGCGCATTATCCGCTGTGCTATAATATAGCTGTTAAAATCATTAAAATGATGCAGCAGCATCTGGATGTGGAAGTATATGAAGCGGAATTAATTTATTTAACACTGCATATCAATCACTTCACACAACAAAATGAAAAGAATACGAACGTGTAA
- a CDS encoding alanine/glycine:cation symporter family protein, with protein MKDFDSLIPGWFKAFISVGNDLIWSQYLIGLLLTVGIFFTISSRFVQFTSFREMLRALVEKPETLENGEKGISPFQAFAISAGSRVGTGNIAGVATAIVLGGPGAVFWMWIIASIGAASAFVEAVLAQVYKVPDKDGGYRGGPAYYITKGLNQKWLGVVFAILITVTFAFVFNTVQANTIAESLNTQYHISPVITGIILAVLTAIIIFGGVRSIATLSSIIVPIMAIIYIGVVLVILVMNYDQIIPMLATIFKNAFGVEQATGGAVGAAVLQGIKRGLFSNEAGMGSAPNAAATAAVPHPVKQGLLQSLGVFFDTILVCTATAIVILLYGGLKFGDNAPQGVAVTQSALNEHLGSAGGIFLTIAITLFAFSSVIGNYYYGQSNIEFLSYNKTILFIFRCLVVVLVFFGAVIKTETVWSTADVFMGLMAIVNLIAIIGLSNIALAVMKDYFRQRKEGKKPIFKPENLDINLFGIECWGDPSKQLPNRK; from the coding sequence TTGAAAGACTTTGATAGTTTGATCCCTGGTTGGTTTAAAGCCTTTATCAGTGTTGGAAATGATTTAATTTGGTCACAATACTTAATCGGCTTATTGCTTACTGTTGGGATTTTCTTTACCATCAGCTCCAGGTTTGTACAATTTACGTCATTTAGAGAAATGCTGCGTGCATTAGTTGAAAAACCTGAAACACTTGAAAACGGTGAAAAAGGTATTTCTCCATTCCAAGCATTTGCAATCAGTGCGGGTTCTCGTGTAGGAACTGGGAATATCGCAGGTGTAGCAACAGCAATTGTTCTTGGTGGTCCAGGTGCAGTATTTTGGATGTGGATTATTGCTTCAATCGGTGCAGCAAGTGCATTTGTAGAAGCAGTGTTAGCTCAAGTATATAAAGTGCCTGATAAAGACGGCGGTTATCGAGGCGGACCTGCATACTACATTACAAAAGGTCTTAATCAAAAATGGCTGGGTGTTGTTTTTGCAATCTTAATTACTGTCACGTTTGCTTTTGTATTTAATACAGTTCAAGCCAATACGATTGCAGAATCATTGAACACGCAATACCATATCAGTCCGGTTATTACAGGTATTATTTTAGCAGTATTAACAGCTATTATTATCTTCGGCGGTGTGCGCAGTATCGCAACGTTATCATCTATTATTGTACCGATTATGGCAATTATCTATATCGGTGTGGTACTTGTCATTTTAGTGATGAATTATGACCAAATCATCCCGATGCTTGCTACAATCTTTAAAAATGCATTCGGCGTTGAACAAGCAACAGGCGGTGCTGTCGGTGCGGCGGTATTGCAAGGGATTAAACGTGGTTTATTCTCTAACGAAGCAGGTATGGGTTCGGCTCCGAACGCGGCTGCAACTGCAGCTGTTCCGCATCCAGTTAAACAAGGTTTATTACAATCTTTAGGTGTATTCTTTGATACTATTTTGGTATGTACAGCAACAGCGATTGTTATCTTGTTATACGGCGGTTTGAAATTCGGCGACAATGCACCTCAAGGTGTTGCTGTAACGCAATCAGCTTTAAACGAACATTTAGGTAGTGCAGGCGGTATTTTCTTGACTATCGCGATTACATTATTCGCATTTTCATCTGTTATCGGTAACTATTACTATGGTCAATCTAATATTGAATTCTTATCATACAATAAGACAATATTATTTATCTTCAGATGTTTAGTTGTAGTGCTTGTATTCTTCGGTGCTGTTATTAAAACTGAAACAGTATGGAGTACAGCAGATGTATTCATGGGCTTAATGGCAATTGTCAATTTAATTGCGATTATCGGCTTATCGAATATTGCTCTTGCGGTTATGAAGGACTACTTCAGACAACGTAAAGAAGGAAAAAAACCTATTTTCAAACCAGAAAACTTAGACATTAATTTATTCGGTATTGAATGTTGGGGAGATCCATCAAAACAATTACCGAATCGCAAATAA
- the parC gene encoding DNA topoisomerase IV subunit A produces MSEIIQDLSLEDVIGDRFGRYSKYIIQERALPDVRDGLKPVQRRILYAMYDSGNTYDKNFRKSAKTVGDVIGQYHPHGDSSVYDAMVRLSQEWKLRHVLIEMHGNNGSIDNDPPAAMRYTEAKLSRLSEELLRDINKDTVPFVPNYDDTTTEPMVLPARFPNLLINGSTGISAGYATDIPPHNLGEVIQATLKYIDNPDISVSQLMKYVKGPDFPTGGIIQGIDGIKKAYETGKGRIVVRSTVETETLRSGRQELIVTEIPYEVNKSALVKKIDELRADKRVDGIVEVRDETDRTGLRIAIELKKDVNSDAILNFLYKNTDLQISYNFNMVAISDGRPKLMGIREIIDSYLNHQIDVVTKRTRYDLFHAEKRMHIVEGLMKALSVLDEVIAIIRGSKNKKDAKDNLVAEFDFTEEQAEAIVTLQLYRLTNTDIVALEKEHGELEAKINDLRNILDNHDALLNVIKDELKEIRTRFKTERLSRIEAEIAEIKISKEVIVPSEETILSLSRDGYIKRTSVRSFNANRVDEVGLKEGDALLSHLETNTQHIALVFTNKGRYLYLPVHKLPDVKWKDLGQHISQLVPIENDEYVLDVFTEPDFKQNADYIMATKNGMIKKSELELFKTTRFNKPLIAMKLKDNDELINVMRIEADQLITIVTHTGMSLTYSTDELSSTGLRAAGVKSINLKDDDVVEMTQLIQPNDTILMATQRGAVKRIGFKVLSEAKRAQRGIKLLKELKSRPHRIVGADVISDPESIYTIYSNKDSFSGKVSDIHLTEQYTNGSFVVDTDEFGEVNALSVSVPETSKDE; encoded by the coding sequence TTGAGCGAAATTATCCAAGACCTTTCGTTAGAAGATGTAATTGGCGACCGCTTCGGCAGATACAGTAAATACATCATCCAAGAACGTGCATTACCTGATGTACGTGACGGATTAAAACCTGTACAACGCCGTATTTTGTATGCAATGTACGATAGCGGCAATACTTATGATAAAAACTTCCGTAAAAGTGCCAAAACAGTCGGGGATGTCATCGGACAGTATCATCCGCATGGTGATTCATCTGTTTATGATGCAATGGTACGTTTAAGTCAAGAATGGAAATTACGTCATGTCTTAATTGAAATGCATGGTAATAATGGTAGTATCGATAATGATCCGCCTGCTGCAATGCGTTATACAGAAGCAAAATTAAGCCGGTTATCAGAAGAATTGCTGCGTGATATTAATAAAGATACGGTACCTTTTGTACCGAACTATGACGATACAACAACAGAACCAATGGTATTGCCAGCAAGATTCCCGAACCTTTTAATCAATGGCTCAACAGGTATTTCTGCAGGTTATGCAACTGATATCCCACCTCATAATTTAGGTGAAGTCATCCAAGCAACATTGAAATATATCGACAATCCAGATATCAGTGTCAGCCAGTTGATGAAATATGTGAAAGGCCCTGACTTTCCGACTGGCGGTATTATTCAAGGTATCGATGGTATTAAAAAAGCATATGAAACAGGAAAAGGCCGTATCGTAGTACGTTCTACAGTAGAAACTGAGACGTTGAGAAGCGGACGACAAGAATTAATTGTCACTGAAATTCCATATGAAGTGAATAAAAGTGCCCTTGTGAAAAAAATCGATGAATTACGTGCTGATAAACGTGTCGATGGTATTGTTGAAGTACGTGATGAAACAGACAGAACAGGCTTGCGTATTGCGATTGAATTGAAGAAAGATGTAAATAGCGATGCCATCTTAAACTTCTTATATAAAAACACAGATTTACAAATCTCATATAACTTCAACATGGTCGCAATTAGTGACGGCCGTCCTAAATTAATGGGCATCCGTGAAATTATCGACAGTTATTTAAATCACCAAATTGATGTTGTAACTAAACGTACACGTTATGATTTATTCCATGCTGAAAAACGTATGCATATTGTAGAAGGTTTAATGAAAGCTTTATCAGTGTTAGATGAAGTTATCGCAATCATCCGCGGTTCTAAAAACAAAAAAGATGCAAAAGATAATTTAGTAGCTGAATTTGATTTTACAGAAGAACAAGCAGAAGCGATTGTGACTTTACAATTATATCGTCTAACAAATACTGATATTGTCGCATTAGAAAAAGAACATGGTGAATTAGAAGCTAAAATTAATGATTTACGTAACATTTTAGATAATCACGATGCATTATTAAACGTGATTAAAGATGAATTAAAAGAAATTCGTACACGCTTTAAAACAGAACGTCTATCACGTATTGAAGCAGAAATTGCTGAAATTAAAATTTCTAAAGAAGTCATTGTTCCAAGTGAAGAAACTATTTTAAGTTTATCTCGCGATGGATATATCAAACGTACGTCTGTACGTAGTTTCAATGCAAACCGTGTAGATGAAGTTGGTTTGAAAGAGGGCGATGCATTACTGAGCCACCTTGAAACTAATACACAGCACATTGCTTTAGTCTTTACGAACAAAGGACGTTATCTCTATCTTCCAGTACACAAATTACCAGATGTAAAATGGAAAGATTTAGGTCAGCACATTTCACAACTCGTGCCGATAGAAAATGATGAATATGTGCTTGATGTCTTCACAGAACCAGACTTTAAACAAAATGCTGACTATATCATGGCGACGAAAAACGGCATGATTAAGAAAAGTGAACTTGAACTCTTTAAAACAACACGCTTTAATAAACCATTAATTGCGATGAAATTAAAAGATAACGATGAATTGATTAATGTGATGCGTATTGAAGCAGATCAACTGATTACGATTGTGACACATACAGGTATGTCACTTACTTATTCAACAGATGAATTATCTAGTACTGGCTTGCGTGCAGCGGGGGTTAAATCCATCAATCTGAAAGACGATGATGTAGTAGAAATGACACAGCTCATTCAACCGAACGACACGATATTGATGGCGACACAACGTGGTGCAGTCAAACGGATCGGATTTAAAGTTTTATCAGAAGCCAAACGTGCACAACGCGGTATCAAGCTTCTGAAAGAATTGAAATCAAGACCTCACCGTATTGTCGGTGCGGATGTCATCTCAGATCCAGAGAGTATCTATACTATCTATTCAAATAAAGATAGTTTTTCTGGAAAAGTAAGCGATATTCATCTTACTGAACAATATACAAATGGTTCATTTGTAGTGGATACAGATGAATTCGGTGAAGTGAATGCACTTTCTGTAAGTGTGCCTGAAACTTCAAAGGATGAATAA
- the parE gene encoding DNA topoisomerase IV subunit B has product MATNKRQNYSDDSIQVLEGLEAVRKRPGMYIGSTDKRGLHHLVYEIVDNSVDEVLNGFGNEIKVTINKDDSITVEDNGRGMPTGIHKSGKPTVEVIFTILHAGGKFGQGGYKTSGGLHGVGASVVNALSEWLDVEIYRDGYIYEQKFNKGGLPATGLEKKGKTRKKGTKVTFKPNPEIFKSTTAFNFDTLSERLQESAFLLKDLKITLTDLRSGKEREEIYHYEEGIKEFVSYVNEGKEVLHDVSTFSGESHGIEVDVAFQYNDQYSESILSFVNNVRTKDGGTHEVGFKTAMTRVFNDYARRIGELKAKDKNLEGNDIREGLTAIISVRIPEELLQFEGQTKSKLGTAEARSAVDSVITEKLPYYLEEKGQLSKSLVKKAVKAQQAREAARKAREDARTGKKNKRKDTLLSGKLTPAQSKNTEKKELYLVEGDSAGGSAKLGRDRKYQAILPLRGKVINTEKARLDDIFKNEEINTIIHTIGAGVGNEFKIEDSNYNRVIIMTDADTDGAHIQVLLLTFFFKYMKPLVQAGRVFIALPPLYKLEKGKGKSKKVEYAWTDEELEKLQKKLGKGFSLQRYKGLGEMNPDQLWETTMNPETRTLIRVQVEDEVRSSKRVTTLMGDKVAPRREWIERHVEFGLQEDQSILENDEIQILDQDEYGEEEEN; this is encoded by the coding sequence TTGGCAACAAATAAACGACAAAATTATTCGGATGATTCAATTCAAGTTCTTGAAGGATTAGAAGCAGTCCGCAAAAGACCGGGGATGTATATTGGGTCAACCGATAAAAGAGGTTTGCACCATTTAGTATATGAAATCGTAGATAACTCAGTCGATGAAGTATTGAACGGTTTCGGTAATGAAATTAAAGTGACTATCAATAAAGACGATAGTATTACAGTAGAAGATAACGGACGAGGTATGCCGACGGGTATTCATAAATCAGGAAAGCCTACAGTAGAAGTTATCTTTACGATATTGCACGCCGGCGGTAAATTCGGCCAAGGCGGCTATAAAACTTCTGGTGGTTTGCACGGCGTAGGTGCTTCAGTAGTTAATGCGCTGAGCGAATGGTTAGATGTAGAAATATATCGAGACGGATATATTTACGAACAAAAATTTAACAAAGGCGGATTGCCTGCAACAGGATTAGAAAAGAAAGGGAAGACACGTAAAAAAGGTACGAAAGTCACTTTCAAACCTAATCCTGAAATCTTTAAATCAACAACAGCCTTCAACTTCGATACATTAAGCGAACGCCTGCAAGAGTCTGCGTTCCTTCTGAAAGATTTAAAAATTACTTTGACAGATTTACGTTCTGGTAAAGAGCGAGAAGAAATCTATCATTATGAAGAAGGTATCAAAGAATTTGTCAGTTACGTCAATGAAGGAAAAGAAGTATTGCATGATGTTTCTACTTTTTCTGGTGAATCACATGGTATCGAAGTAGATGTTGCCTTCCAATACAATGATCAATACTCTGAAAGTATCTTGAGTTTTGTCAACAACGTACGTACCAAAGACGGCGGAACACACGAAGTCGGATTTAAAACGGCGATGACACGTGTGTTTAACGATTACGCTCGTCGAATTGGTGAATTGAAAGCGAAAGATAAGAACTTAGAAGGTAACGATATCCGAGAAGGTTTAACTGCTATTATTTCAGTACGTATCCCTGAAGAGTTATTGCAATTCGAAGGACAAACAAAGTCGAAATTAGGAACTGCAGAAGCGCGTAGTGCTGTAGATTCTGTAATTACTGAGAAATTACCTTACTACTTAGAAGAAAAAGGCCAACTTTCAAAATCGCTTGTGAAAAAAGCAGTAAAAGCGCAACAAGCGCGTGAAGCCGCACGTAAAGCACGTGAAGATGCACGTACGGGCAAGAAAAATAAGCGTAAAGATACATTGTTATCTGGTAAATTAACACCAGCACAAAGTAAAAATACTGAGAAAAAAGAATTGTATCTTGTAGAGGGCGACTCTGCAGGCGGTTCAGCTAAATTAGGCCGTGACCGTAAATATCAAGCCATTTTGCCATTACGCGGTAAAGTCATCAACACAGAAAAAGCCCGTTTAGATGATATCTTTAAAAATGAAGAAATTAACACTATCATCCATACTATCGGTGCAGGTGTTGGGAATGAATTCAAAATTGAAGACAGCAACTATAACCGTGTCATTATTATGACAGATGCTGATACCGATGGAGCCCATATCCAAGTATTGCTTTTAACTTTCTTTTTCAAATATATGAAACCGCTCGTACAAGCAGGACGTGTTTTCATCGCATTGCCGCCACTTTATAAATTAGAAAAAGGTAAAGGCAAATCTAAAAAAGTAGAATATGCTTGGACAGATGAAGAATTAGAAAAATTACAGAAAAAACTCGGTAAAGGTTTCAGCTTGCAACGTTATAAAGGTTTAGGTGAAATGAATCCTGACCAATTATGGGAAACAACAATGAATCCTGAAACGAGAACATTAATCAGAGTCCAAGTTGAAGATGAAGTACGTTCATCTAAACGTGTCACAACACTTATGGGTGATAAAGTAGCTCCTAGACGTGAATGGATTGAACGTCACGTTGAATTCGGACTTCAAGAAGATCAAAGTATTTTGGAGAACGATGAAATCCAAATCTTAGATCAAGATGAATATGGTGAGGAGGAAGAAAATTGA
- the plsY gene encoding glycerol-3-phosphate 1-O-acyltransferase PlsY: protein MMIVLMLLLAYIVGSFPSGVIIGKIFFKKDIRQFGSGNTGATNSFRVLGRPAGFVVTFLDIFKGFIVVFFPLLFPVHPTGPISEFFTNGLIVGVFAILGHVYPIFLKFHGGKAVATSAGVVLGVAPILLLILAAIFFLTLYLTKYVSLSSIVAAICCVIGSLIIHDYILLVVSIIVAILLIFRHRTNIVRIFKGEEPKIKWM, encoded by the coding sequence ATGATGATTGTGCTTATGCTTTTGCTCGCCTACATTGTAGGTTCATTCCCGAGCGGAGTTATCATCGGTAAAATATTCTTCAAGAAAGACATCAGACAATTTGGAAGCGGCAATACAGGTGCTACAAACAGCTTTCGTGTATTAGGTCGTCCAGCTGGTTTTGTCGTTACATTTTTAGATATATTTAAAGGTTTTATTGTGGTTTTCTTTCCGTTATTGTTCCCAGTACATCCGACAGGTCCTATCAGTGAATTTTTCACAAATGGATTAATCGTCGGTGTCTTTGCAATTTTAGGCCATGTCTATCCAATTTTCTTGAAATTTCATGGTGGTAAAGCTGTTGCAACAAGTGCGGGTGTCGTACTAGGAGTAGCCCCAATATTATTATTAATATTAGCAGCAATCTTTTTCCTTACCTTATACTTAACAAAATATGTATCACTATCAAGTATTGTCGCGGCTATTTGCTGTGTCATCGGATCTTTGATTATTCATGATTACATCCTACTAGTCGTAAGTATTATTGTAGCAATTCTCTTGATTTTTAGACATCGTACTAACATTGTACGTATCTTTAAAGGTGAGGAACCTAAAATTAAATGGATGTAA
- a CDS encoding HesB/YadR/YfhF family protein, which yields MEFKLTDNAVKWFKDEFELPQSDKAIKFFVRYGGEKQLKQGFSPAFNIDNKSDQAVEIGFEQDFNGVDVIIAEKDLWYFDGEDLTIDVDNRDEIEFVHNNASNAS from the coding sequence ATGGAATTCAAACTTACAGATAACGCAGTGAAATGGTTTAAAGATGAATTTGAGTTACCGCAATCAGATAAAGCAATCAAATTTTTCGTACGTTATGGCGGAGAAAAACAATTAAAACAAGGTTTCAGTCCAGCGTTCAACATTGACAATAAATCAGATCAAGCCGTAGAAATCGGCTTTGAACAAGATTTCAATGGAGTAGATGTCATTATTGCCGAAAAAGACTTATGGTATTTCGATGGTGAAGATTTAACTATCGATGTAGATAACCGTGATGAAATTGAATTTGTACACAATAACGCTTCTAATGCATCATAA
- the menI gene encoding 1,4-dihydroxy-2-naphthoyl-CoA hydrolase MenI — translation MIYSITEIEARYQETDKMGFIYHGNYATWFEVARTDYISKLGFNYADMEKRGIISPVTDLNIKYIKPVTYPEKVRIKTWVERYSRIRSLYCYEIYNENDEVTTKGSTELICMTEDTRTPIRLDRHFPDWHETYQEVEKRNRAGENFEVTNGIE, via the coding sequence ATGATTTACAGTATTACTGAAATTGAAGCAAGATATCAAGAAACCGATAAGATGGGATTTATCTATCATGGTAATTATGCGACTTGGTTTGAAGTTGCACGTACTGATTATATTAGCAAGTTAGGTTTCAATTATGCAGATATGGAAAAACGCGGTATTATCTCACCTGTTACTGATTTAAATATTAAGTATATTAAACCTGTGACTTATCCAGAGAAAGTAAGAATTAAAACATGGGTAGAACGTTATTCCCGCATTCGCTCATTATATTGTTATGAAATTTATAATGAAAATGATGAAGTCACTACTAAAGGTTCTACTGAATTGATATGTATGACTGAAGATACACGTACACCTATACGTCTAGATCGCCATTTTCCAGATTGGCATGAAACTTATCAAGAAGTGGAAAAAAGAAATAGAGCGGGAGAAAATTTTGAGGTTACAAACGGAATTGAATAG
- the acnA gene encoding aconitate hydratase AcnA produces the protein MSSNLKEQAKKTFSLNGKTYTFYDLQALEEQGLTNINKLPYSIRVLLESVLRQEDGFVITDEHIEGLSKFGNGGEGEVPFKPSRVILQDFTGVPAVVDLASLRKAMDDVGGDINKINPEVPVDLVIDHSVQVDSYANPDALQRNMKLEFHRNYERYQFLNWATKAFDNYNAVPPATGIVHQVNLEYLANVVHARDVDGETVAFPDTLVGTDSHTTMINGLGVLGWGVGGIEAEAGMLGQPSYFPIPEVIGVRLTNALPQGATATDLALRVTEELRKKGVVGKFVEFFGPGVQHLPLADRATIANMAPEYGATCGFFPVDEESLKYLRLTGRSEEQIELVEEYLKQNHMFFDVTKEDPSYTDVVELDLSTVEPSLSGPKRPQDLIKLGDMKESFEKSVTAPAGNQGFGYDESEFDKKAKIEFEDGRTAEMTTGDIAIAAITSCTNTSNPYVMLGAGLVAKNAVEKGLKVPEFVKTSLAPGSKVVTGYLADSGLQEYLDELGFNLVGYGCTTCIGNSGPLLPEIEKAISGEDLLVTSVLSGNRNFEGRIHPLVKGNYLASPPLVVAYALAGTVDIDLQNDSLGKDKDGNDVYLKDIWPSIKEVADAVDSAVTPELFREEYSNVYTNNEMWNEIDVTDAPLYDFDPKSTYIQNPTFFQGLSKEPGTIEPLKNLRVMGKFGDSVTTDHISPAGAIGKDTPAGQYLQENDVPIREFNSYGSRRGNHEVMVRGTFANIRIKNQLAPGTEGGFTTYWPTDEVMPIYDAAMKYKEDGTGLVVLAGNDYGMGSSRDWAAKGTNLLGVKTVIAQSYERIHRSNLVMMGVLPLQFLDGESADSLGLDGREEISVDIDENVKPHDKVKVTAKKESGEVVEFEAIARFDSLVELDYYRHGGILQLVLRKKLQDA, from the coding sequence ATGTCTTCTAACTTAAAAGAGCAGGCAAAGAAAACGTTTTCTCTTAACGGAAAAACGTACACTTTTTATGATTTGCAAGCATTAGAAGAACAAGGTTTAACAAACATCAACAAATTACCATACTCAATCCGAGTATTGTTAGAATCAGTTTTGCGTCAAGAAGACGGGTTTGTTATTACTGACGAGCATATCGAAGGGTTATCAAAATTCGGCAATGGCGGAGAAGGCGAAGTTCCATTCAAACCTTCACGCGTAATCTTACAAGACTTCACTGGTGTTCCAGCTGTAGTAGATTTAGCTTCATTACGTAAAGCAATGGATGATGTAGGTGGAGATATTAACAAAATCAACCCAGAAGTACCAGTTGATTTAGTTATTGACCACTCTGTACAAGTTGATAGCTATGCTAATCCTGATGCATTACAACGTAACATGAAATTAGAATTTCATCGTAACTATGAACGTTATCAATTCTTAAACTGGGCTACTAAAGCATTCGATAACTACAATGCAGTACCACCAGCAACTGGTATCGTTCACCAAGTAAACTTAGAGTATTTAGCAAATGTTGTACATGCTAGAGACGTAGACGGCGAAACAGTAGCTTTCCCTGATACATTAGTAGGTACTGACTCACATACTACAATGATCAATGGTCTTGGCGTTCTTGGCTGGGGTGTTGGCGGTATCGAAGCTGAAGCAGGTATGCTTGGCCAACCTTCTTACTTCCCAATTCCAGAAGTTATCGGCGTACGTTTGACAAATGCATTACCGCAAGGTGCAACTGCAACTGACTTAGCATTACGTGTAACTGAAGAATTACGTAAAAAAGGCGTTGTAGGTAAATTTGTTGAATTCTTCGGTCCTGGTGTACAACACTTACCATTAGCTGACCGTGCTACAATCGCTAACATGGCTCCTGAATATGGTGCTACATGCGGTTTCTTCCCGGTAGACGAAGAATCTCTTAAATATTTACGTTTAACTGGCCGTTCTGAAGAACAAATTGAACTTGTTGAAGAGTACTTGAAACAAAACCATATGTTCTTTGACGTAACAAAAGAAGATCCATCATACACAGATGTTGTAGAATTAGATTTATCTACTGTTGAACCTTCTTTATCAGGTCCTAAACGTCCACAAGACTTGATTAAATTAGGCGACATGAAAGAATCATTCGAAAAATCTGTAACTGCACCAGCAGGTAACCAAGGCTTTGGTTATGATGAATCAGAATTCGATAAAAAAGCTAAAATTGAATTTGAAGACGGCAGAACTGCTGAAATGACTACTGGTGATATTGCAATTGCTGCAATCACATCATGTACAAACACATCTAACCCATATGTAATGTTAGGTGCTGGTTTAGTAGCTAAAAATGCTGTTGAAAAAGGCTTGAAAGTTCCTGAGTTTGTTAAAACATCATTAGCACCAGGTTCAAAAGTTGTAACAGGTTACTTAGCTGATTCTGGTTTACAAGAATATCTTGATGAACTTGGATTCAACTTAGTTGGTTATGGTTGTACAACTTGTATCGGTAACTCTGGTCCACTTTTACCAGAAATCGAAAAAGCAATTTCAGGAGAAGACTTATTAGTAACTTCTGTATTATCAGGTAACCGTAACTTTGAAGGACGTATTCACCCATTAGTAAAAGGTAACTACTTAGCATCACCTCCATTAGTTGTAGCGTATGCTTTAGCAGGTACTGTAGATATCGACCTTCAAAATGACTCTTTAGGTAAAGATAAAGATGGTAACGATGTTTACTTGAAAGATATCTGGCCTTCAATCAAAGAGGTTGCAGATGCAGTTGATAGTGCTGTTACACCTGAATTATTCCGTGAAGAATACTCAAATGTATACACTAACAACGAAATGTGGAATGAAATTGATGTAACGGATGCGCCATTATATGACTTTGATCCTAAATCAACTTACATTCAAAATCCAACATTCTTCCAAGGCTTATCTAAAGAACCTGGTACAATCGAACCATTGAAAAACCTACGTGTAATGGGTAAATTCGGTGATTCTGTAACAACTGACCATATTTCACCAGCTGGTGCGATTGGTAAAGATACACCTGCAGGCCAATACTTGCAAGAAAATGATGTACCAATCAGAGAGTTCAACTCTTATGGTTCAAGACGTGGTAACCATGAAGTAATGGTTCGTGGTACATTCGCGAATATTCGTATTAAAAACCAATTAGCTCCTGGTACAGAAGGTGGCTTCACAACTTATTGGCCAACTGATGAAGTAATGCCGATTTATGATGCTGCAATGAAATACAAAGAAGACGGCACAGGCTTAGTTGTATTAGCAGGTAATGACTACGGTATGGGATCTTCACGTGACTGGGCAGCTAAAGGTACAAACCTTTTAGGTGTTAAAACAGTTATCGCTCAAAGTTACGAACGTATCCACCGTTCAAACTTAGTTATGATGGGTGTACTTCCATTACAATTCCTAGACGGCGAATCAGCTGACAGCCTAGGATTAGACGGCAGAGAAGAAATTTCTGTTGATATCGATGAAAATGTAAAACCTCATGACAAAGTTAAAGTAACAGCGAAAAAAGAATCTGGCGAAGTTGTAGAATTCGAAGCAATCGCTCGTTTCGACTCACTTGTTGAATTAGACTACTATCGTCACGGTGGTATCTTACAATTAGTATTACGTAAAAAATTACAAGACGCTTAA